One Chloroflexota bacterium genomic window carries:
- a CDS encoding glycosyltransferase family 4 protein encodes MRIGIDARMAHYRREGGIAQYTLRLAGALARQLDGDELVVLHHRADDPASLVPPRPGMRARPLFTPPHHRWEQWVLPVEVAAARLDLLHCPDFIPPFHRACPAVITVHDLAFRIYPELLTAESARYYGQIDRAVRSAEQIIAVSEATRADMLELLAVDAAKITVIHEAADPAYRSLDEAAIAPVLAKHSLSGPFILAVGTIEPRKNLPLLLRAFAALGDAGATLVIAGRRGWLADDVFALADTLGACVRFLGPVPADELAALYNAAHAFAMPSRYEGFGLPVVEAMACGAPVIVSNISSLPEIAGDAGLALPPDDEPAWRDALRRALDDADWHVSMRARSLARAAVFSWDRAASETLAVYRKAVTG; translated from the coding sequence ATGCGAATCGGCATCGACGCGCGCATGGCGCACTACCGGCGCGAGGGCGGCATCGCGCAGTACACGCTGCGGCTGGCGGGCGCGCTGGCGCGGCAACTGGACGGCGACGAACTGGTCGTCCTGCATCACCGTGCCGACGATCCGGCGTCGCTCGTGCCGCCGAGGCCGGGGATGCGCGCGCGCCCACTGTTCACGCCGCCGCATCACCGCTGGGAGCAGTGGGTGTTGCCTGTCGAGGTCGCCGCGGCGCGGCTCGATCTCCTGCACTGCCCGGACTTCATCCCGCCGTTCCATCGCGCCTGCCCGGCCGTCATCACCGTGCACGATCTGGCGTTCCGGATCTACCCGGAACTGCTGACGGCGGAGAGCGCGCGCTACTACGGGCAGATCGACCGCGCGGTGCGTAGCGCCGAACAGATCATCGCCGTGTCGGAGGCAACGCGCGCCGACATGCTCGAACTGCTCGCCGTGGACGCGGCGAAGATCACAGTCATTCACGAGGCGGCCGACCCGGCCTACCGCTCACTCGATGAAGCAGCGATCGCGCCGGTGCTGGCGAAGCACAGCCTGTCGGGGCCGTTTATCCTCGCGGTCGGCACGATCGAGCCGCGCAAAAACCTGCCGCTGCTGCTGCGCGCGTTCGCCGCGCTCGGTGATGCCGGCGCGACATTGGTGATCGCCGGGCGGCGCGGCTGGCTGGCCGACGACGTCTTCGCGCTGGCCGACACGCTCGGCGCGTGTGTGCGCTTCTTGGGGCCGGTGCCGGCGGACGAACTGGCCGCGCTCTACAACGCCGCGCACGCCTTTGCGATGCCGAGCCGCTACGAGGGTTTCGGCCTGCCGGTCGTGGAGGCGATGGCGTGCGGTGCGCCGGTGATCGTCTCTAATATCTCGTCACTGCCGGAGATCGCGGGCGATGCGGGACTGGCGCTGCCTCCGGACGACGAACCCGCGTGGCGCGATGCGCTCCGCCGCGCGCTCGACGACGCGGACTGGCACGTGTCGATGCGGGCGCGCAGCCTGGCGCGCGCGGCGGTGTTCTCGTGGGACCGCGCGGCAAGCGAGACACTGGCGGTGTACCGCAAAGCGGTGACGGGATGA
- a CDS encoding glycosyltransferase, which yields MRILLLTPQLPYPPLQGTTLRNYYILRELSRRHRVSLLSFIQAGDELTPDSPLHGLCETIRTVPAPPPRPLSVRARDSLLAPQPDMALRLASDAMLAAAREMVAGGFDVIQAEGIEMAGYTMQLKSDGVRARTVFDDHNAEYVLQRSAYEADRWRPARWHAALYSLVQWAKLAAYERRVLLAHDAAAAVSDVDAAALRQIASAREIVVVPNGVDTDEYAPGVEPAVPPRADGVEAPTRELPFDTLRARPGESLVFTGKMDYRPNVDAALWFADEIMPLVRAQAPAARFVIVGQQPHARLAALTGRADVTLTGRVDDVKPYIAQAAVYVAPLRMGGGTRFKVLQAMAMAAPIVATTFGASGIGAQDGRELLIADTPRDFAAAVLRLLGDADLRRQIGAHARQLAVERYDWRTIGPLLEQLYVS from the coding sequence ATGCGTATCTTGCTCTTAACGCCGCAGTTGCCGTACCCGCCCCTGCAAGGCACGACCCTGCGGAACTATTACATCCTGCGCGAACTGAGCCGGCGGCACCGCGTCTCCCTGCTGTCGTTCATACAGGCGGGCGATGAACTGACGCCGGATTCACCGCTGCACGGCCTGTGCGAGACGATCCGCACCGTGCCCGCGCCGCCGCCGCGCCCGCTGAGCGTCCGCGCGCGCGACTCACTGCTCGCGCCGCAGCCGGACATGGCGCTGCGGCTGGCGTCCGATGCGATGCTCGCCGCCGCGCGGGAGATGGTGGCTGGCGGCTTCGACGTGATCCAGGCCGAAGGGATCGAGATGGCGGGGTACACGATGCAGTTGAAGTCCGACGGCGTGCGCGCCCGCACCGTCTTCGACGACCACAACGCCGAGTATGTCCTGCAGCGCAGTGCGTACGAGGCCGACCGCTGGCGCCCGGCGCGCTGGCATGCGGCGCTCTACTCGCTCGTGCAGTGGGCGAAGCTGGCGGCGTACGAGCGGCGCGTCCTGCTGGCGCACGATGCGGCGGCGGCGGTCTCCGACGTCGACGCGGCCGCGCTGAGGCAGATCGCGTCGGCGCGCGAGATCGTGGTGGTGCCGAACGGCGTGGACACCGACGAGTACGCGCCGGGCGTTGAACCTGCCGTACCGCCCCGCGCAGACGGGGTCGAAGCGCCAACGCGTGAATTGCCCTTCGACACGCTCAGGGCACGACCAGGCGAATCGCTCGTCTTCACCGGCAAGATGGACTATCGCCCGAACGTGGACGCCGCACTCTGGTTCGCCGATGAGATCATGCCGCTGGTGCGCGCGCAAGCGCCAGCGGCGCGCTTCGTGATCGTCGGGCAGCAGCCGCACGCGCGGCTGGCGGCACTGACCGGGCGCGCCGACGTGACGCTGACCGGCCGCGTGGATGATGTGAAGCCGTACATCGCGCAAGCGGCGGTCTATGTCGCGCCGCTGCGCATGGGCGGCGGCACGCGCTTCAAGGTCCTGCAGGCGATGGCGATGGCCGCGCCGATCGTGGCGACGACGTTCGGCGCGTCGGGCATCGGCGCGCAGGATGGGCGCGAACTGTTGATTGCCGACACGCCGCGCGACTTCGCGGCGGCGGTGCTGCGGCTACTGGGCGACGCGGATCTACGGCGGCAGATCGGCGCGCATGCACGCCAACTGGCGGTCGAGCGCTACGACTGGCGCACGATCGGGCCGCTGCTGGAGCAGCTGTATGTTTCCTGA
- a CDS encoding glycosyltransferase family 9 protein gives MFPDPVLPAITPTPKSDPPTFRRPLRLWLLRALGLPLRARSRWLNIQPPRRVLLVRPDHLGDMLFVTPALRWLRAQLPDAQLTALVGPWGKPAIANSPYLDAIETLEFPGFARKPKGSPFAPYATLRAAARIVRGGRYDTAVILRFDHWWGAWLAALAGIPRRIGYAVPEVAPFLTERVPYAPGRHEVAQNLRLAARLARLPEPAAVPAELPLEFRPDAADVDAARALLATHGIGEGVRFAALAPGSGAAVKLWRLEGFARVADALHAQFGLRVVIVGAGESERALAAQIAAQSESPLVSLAGQTTLGQLAAVLARAAIAIGTDNGPMHLATAAGTPGAHLFGPVSARTFGPWGDPARHIVLTVPLACVPCNRLDYMDAETSAHPCVRLIGERAVLDAAARLLR, from the coding sequence ATGTTTCCTGACCCCGTTCTGCCGGCGATAACGCCGACGCCGAAGAGCGACCCGCCGACGTTCCGGCGGCCGCTGCGGCTCTGGCTTCTGCGCGCGCTCGGGCTGCCGCTGCGCGCCCGCAGCAGGTGGCTGAATATCCAGCCGCCGCGCCGCGTCCTGCTGGTGCGGCCCGATCACCTCGGCGACATGCTGTTCGTAACGCCGGCGCTGCGCTGGCTGCGCGCGCAACTGCCCGACGCGCAGTTGACCGCGCTGGTCGGGCCGTGGGGCAAGCCGGCCATCGCCAACAGCCCGTACCTCGACGCGATCGAGACGCTGGAGTTCCCCGGCTTTGCGCGCAAGCCAAAAGGCTCGCCGTTCGCACCGTACGCCACCCTGCGCGCGGCGGCGCGCATCGTGCGCGGCGGCCGCTACGACACGGCGGTCATCCTGCGCTTCGACCATTGGTGGGGCGCGTGGCTGGCGGCGCTGGCGGGCATCCCGCGCCGGATCGGCTATGCGGTGCCGGAAGTCGCGCCGTTCCTGACGGAGCGCGTGCCATACGCGCCGGGCCGGCACGAGGTGGCGCAGAACCTGCGGCTGGCGGCGCGGCTGGCGCGCCTGCCGGAGCCGGCCGCTGTGCCTGCCGAGCTGCCGCTGGAGTTCCGGCCCGACGCGGCCGACGTGGATGCGGCGCGCGCCCTGCTGGCGACACACGGCATCGGCGAGGGGGTGCGCTTCGCGGCGCTGGCGCCGGGCAGCGGCGCGGCGGTCAAGCTCTGGCGGCTGGAAGGCTTCGCGCGCGTGGCCGATGCGCTGCATGCGCAGTTTGGCCTGCGCGTTGTGATCGTCGGCGCGGGCGAGTCCGAGCGAGCGCTGGCGGCGCAGATCGCCGCGCAGTCCGAATCGCCGCTCGTGTCGCTGGCCGGGCAGACGACGCTCGGGCAACTGGCGGCGGTGCTGGCGCGCGCCGCCATCGCGATCGGCACCGACAACGGGCCGATGCACCTGGCGACGGCGGCGGGCACGCCGGGCGCGCACCTGTTCGGGCCGGTGTCGGCGCGGACGTTCGGGCCGTGGGGCGACCCGGCGCGGCATATCGTGCTGACCGTGCCACTGGCGTGCGTGCCGTGCAACCGGCTGGACTACATGGACGCCGAGACCTCAGCGCACCCGTGCGTGCGGCTGATCGGCGAGCGCGCTGTGCTGGATGCGGCCGCACGGCTTCTCAGGTAA
- a CDS encoding insulinase family protein: protein MIPVTRHVLPNGLTVLLCEQHSAPVASAWTFYRVGGRDEIPGLTGASHWCEHMMFKGTPRFGKGVIDVLTSKNGGFNNGLTDLDYTCYLFTMPADRLGIALEILADLMGNAAFETGEVESERTVIISEREGHENNPAYQLLEDVIATAYHVHPYQHGVIGWKCDLQAMTRDDLHAHYRRFYAPNNAIAVVAGDFQTGAMLKQIETLFGAYTPGQPPPAVRSVEPPQEAERRVLLEKQGTTAYFRAVYHTPALAHADTPALIALDAILSGGKGMSYFGGSIGLYKSSRLYRALVETELAADVSSSYGLNRDPGLFDVTATVRDGCTLRAVEDAVFAELDRIASKPPSAAELAKAVKQTRAQFAYATERVTSQAYLVGLLECLNSYEDTALFTDRLADVSPRDVQRVAQTYLTRRNRTVGWFQPASGLTN from the coding sequence ATGATTCCTGTCACTCGTCATGTCTTGCCCAACGGCCTGACCGTCCTCCTGTGCGAGCAGCACAGCGCGCCGGTGGCGTCCGCCTGGACGTTCTACCGCGTCGGCGGGCGCGATGAAATCCCCGGCCTCACCGGCGCCAGCCACTGGTGCGAGCACATGATGTTCAAGGGCACGCCGCGTTTTGGCAAAGGCGTGATCGATGTGCTGACCTCGAAGAACGGCGGCTTCAACAACGGCTTGACCGACCTCGACTACACCTGCTACCTGTTCACCATGCCAGCCGACCGGCTGGGCATCGCGCTGGAGATCCTCGCCGATCTGATGGGCAACGCGGCGTTCGAGACGGGCGAGGTCGAATCGGAGCGCACCGTTATCATCTCCGAGCGCGAAGGGCACGAGAACAACCCGGCCTACCAGTTGCTCGAGGACGTGATCGCGACCGCGTATCACGTCCACCCGTACCAGCACGGCGTCATCGGCTGGAAGTGCGACCTGCAGGCGATGACGCGCGACGATCTGCACGCGCACTACCGCCGCTTCTATGCGCCGAACAATGCAATCGCCGTCGTCGCCGGCGATTTTCAGACCGGCGCGATGCTCAAGCAGATCGAGACGCTGTTCGGTGCGTACACGCCGGGCCAGCCGCCGCCGGCGGTGCGCTCCGTCGAGCCGCCGCAGGAGGCCGAGCGGCGCGTGCTGCTCGAAAAGCAGGGCACGACGGCGTACTTCCGCGCCGTGTACCACACGCCCGCGCTGGCGCACGCCGACACGCCCGCGCTGATCGCGCTCGATGCGATTCTCTCGGGCGGCAAGGGCATGTCGTACTTCGGCGGCAGCATCGGACTGTACAAAAGCTCCCGGCTGTATCGCGCGCTGGTCGAGACGGAACTGGCGGCCGATGTGTCGAGCAGCTACGGGCTGAACCGCGACCCGGGCCTGTTCGATGTCACGGCGACGGTGCGCGACGGGTGCACACTGCGCGCCGTCGAGGACGCGGTCTTTGCCGAACTGGACCGCATCGCCAGCAAGCCGCCGTCCGCCGCCGAACTGGCCAAGGCGGTCAAGCAGACGCGCGCGCAGTTTGCTTACGCCACCGAGCGCGTAACGTCGCAGGCGTATCTGGTCGGCCTGCTGGAGTGTCTTAACTCGTACGAGGATACCGCGCTCTTCACCGACCGGCTGGCCGATGTGTCGCCCCGGGACGTACAGCGCGTCGCGCAGACCTACCTCACGCGCCGCAACCGCACCGTCGGCTGGTTTCAGCCGGCTAGTGGTTTGACCAATTAA
- a CDS encoding cellulase family glycosylhydrolase translates to MMQNSPERQPSLITRVADSRGIGCIINFLVIPALIILGLVLPPISLPDRIFDAGYRSVGKNGADFTDKDGTLLSISSDGMAAIGSTKMKFASVSRDAFLGKKAGDDMAKALAAFPPNLDLKSSVYVFTLKGDAPKDSFFSSPVPDDADPINTLDFYTWDGAQWQFQPGKFFLDDNGETSLGTLPQAIAIVQTKATPPTIAAEMVAVANLPKEGAAALVEVNPLGLTVKEDGSLAGTLIAVPPSQTYVVVPSITNIENGTTRSDYVTNMLVNDKSRGTHVQAISDYLVQNLLPGVEINYQGLKPEVREYFSKFVTELAAELHARGKMLTISVPLPSQVADDEYDTGAYDWAVIGKAADGIKLPSMTANNAYRTDGPMEKLLNWAVSRVSRYKLQFALDAQVQDRYSNQTSTRSYGDALKSLISDIKIEGLTETYAMPFQGVRFTANTPAGFSGFKRDEQTKAYVYTYKDEQGRDHAVYIETAESLTFKMALASRYNLRGVSFRGLIGTDTEPSVWQAIAQYKQTGQNFQQPLYERVWTVSDGTGKQIQVERRPLTGSDPVFVWTAAPVPDKYKIGAAIAVNGTPRPGQSVEVAVAIPTNTPTPIPTDTPVPTNTPSAPRPTNTPRPAAPPPGPAPVNAPGFFGYGMQVDPGNNISGATGQIKSMGFGWVKAQVPYGYFYPAPGQVDFSMMDRVVNAAQAQGLRVLFSIVKAPRWSRPPGDTDEGPPSDPATYAFFVSQVAARYKGKGMAYEIWNEQNLYYEWGGRGRKLNAGRYIELLKAAYTAIKAQDADAIVVSGAMTPTGLNDGDIAIDDQSYLNQMYTLGLKQYSDAIGAHPSGYNCPADGDWRSVTNPTAKFRGPFDNRSPSWCFRGTIEGYRNIMVANGDGGKRIWATEFGWATVDGLGVAPANGYGYAADNTEAQQAAWLVQAYQIGKASGYMGVMFTWCLNYNNPPGDEKSAFAITYANNQPRPSFGALAAMPK, encoded by the coding sequence ATGATGCAGAACAGCCCGGAGCGGCAACCGTCGCTCATCACCCGCGTTGCCGACAGCCGAGGCATCGGTTGTATCATCAACTTTCTCGTCATTCCCGCGCTGATTATCCTCGGATTGGTACTGCCCCCAATCTCTTTGCCCGACCGCATCTTCGATGCCGGTTACCGCAGCGTCGGCAAGAACGGCGCCGACTTCACCGATAAAGACGGTACGCTGCTGTCGATCTCGTCGGACGGCATGGCTGCGATCGGCTCCACCAAAATGAAGTTCGCCAGCGTCAGCCGCGACGCTTTCCTTGGTAAAAAGGCCGGCGATGACATGGCCAAGGCGCTGGCCGCCTTCCCGCCGAACCTGGACCTGAAAAGCTCCGTGTACGTCTTCACGCTCAAGGGCGACGCGCCGAAAGACAGCTTCTTCAGTTCGCCCGTGCCCGACGACGCCGACCCGATCAACACGCTGGACTTCTACACCTGGGACGGCGCGCAGTGGCAGTTCCAGCCCGGCAAGTTCTTCCTGGATGACAACGGCGAAACCAGCCTCGGCACGCTTCCGCAGGCGATCGCGATTGTGCAGACCAAGGCCACGCCGCCGACTATCGCAGCCGAAATGGTCGCCGTCGCCAACCTGCCTAAAGAAGGCGCCGCCGCACTGGTTGAGGTCAATCCGCTGGGCCTGACGGTCAAGGAAGACGGTTCGCTGGCGGGCACGCTCATTGCGGTGCCGCCGTCGCAGACGTACGTCGTGGTGCCGAGCATCACCAACATCGAAAATGGCACCACGCGCTCCGACTACGTCACCAATATGCTGGTCAACGACAAGTCGCGCGGGACGCATGTGCAGGCGATCAGCGACTACCTGGTGCAGAACCTGCTGCCTGGTGTGGAGATCAACTACCAGGGTCTCAAGCCGGAGGTGCGCGAGTACTTCTCGAAGTTTGTCACCGAACTGGCCGCCGAGCTGCACGCGCGCGGCAAGATGCTGACGATCAGCGTGCCCCTGCCCAGCCAGGTCGCGGACGACGAGTACGACACCGGCGCATACGACTGGGCGGTCATCGGCAAAGCCGCTGATGGCATCAAGTTGCCGTCCATGACGGCCAACAACGCCTACCGCACCGACGGCCCGATGGAGAAGCTGCTGAACTGGGCGGTTTCCCGCGTCAGCCGCTACAAGCTGCAGTTTGCGCTCGACGCGCAGGTGCAGGATCGCTACAGCAATCAGACTTCCACGCGCTCCTATGGCGACGCGCTCAAGTCGCTGATCAGCGACATCAAGATTGAGGGCCTGACCGAGACGTACGCGATGCCGTTCCAGGGCGTGCGCTTCACGGCTAACACGCCGGCCGGCTTCAGCGGCTTCAAGCGCGACGAGCAGACCAAAGCATACGTTTACACTTACAAGGACGAGCAGGGCCGCGATCACGCCGTCTACATCGAGACGGCCGAAAGCCTCACGTTCAAAATGGCGCTCGCCAGCCGCTACAACCTGCGCGGCGTCTCGTTCCGCGGACTGATCGGCACGGACACCGAGCCGAGCGTCTGGCAGGCGATCGCGCAGTACAAGCAGACCGGCCAGAACTTCCAGCAGCCGCTGTATGAGCGCGTCTGGACCGTCTCGGACGGCACCGGCAAGCAGATCCAGGTGGAGCGCCGCCCGCTGACCGGCAGCGACCCCGTGTTCGTCTGGACGGCCGCGCCCGTGCCCGACAAGTACAAGATCGGCGCCGCCATCGCGGTGAACGGCACACCGCGCCCCGGCCAGTCGGTCGAAGTGGCCGTCGCCATTCCGACCAACACGCCGACGCCGATCCCGACCGATACCCCGGTGCCGACCAACACGCCATCCGCTCCGCGCCCGACCAACACGCCGCGGCCGGCTGCGCCCCCGCCCGGTCCCGCGCCGGTCAACGCGCCCGGCTTCTTCGGCTACGGCATGCAGGTAGATCCCGGCAACAATATCAGCGGCGCCACCGGCCAGATCAAAAGCATGGGTTTTGGCTGGGTCAAGGCGCAGGTGCCGTACGGCTACTTCTACCCGGCCCCTGGACAGGTCGACTTCAGCATGATGGATCGCGTCGTCAACGCGGCGCAGGCACAGGGCCTGCGCGTGCTGTTCAGCATCGTCAAGGCGCCGCGCTGGTCGCGTCCGCCGGGCGACACGGATGAGGGGCCACCGTCCGATCCTGCGACCTATGCGTTTTTTGTCTCGCAGGTCGCCGCCCGCTACAAGGGCAAAGGTATGGCGTACGAGATCTGGAACGAGCAGAACCTGTACTACGAATGGGGCGGTCGCGGCCGCAAGCTGAACGCGGGCCGCTACATCGAACTGCTCAAAGCGGCCTACACGGCGATCAAGGCGCAGGACGCCGATGCCATCGTCGTCAGCGGCGCCATGACGCCGACCGGCTTGAACGACGGCGACATAGCAATTGACGACCAGTCGTACCTGAACCAGATGTACACGCTGGGGTTGAAACAGTACAGCGACGCGATCGGCGCGCACCCGTCGGGCTACAACTGCCCCGCCGACGGCGACTGGCGCTCAGTCACCAATCCGACCGCCAAGTTCCGCGGCCCGTTTGACAACCGCTCGCCGTCATGGTGCTTCCGCGGCACGATCGAGGGCTACCGCAATATCATGGTCGCCAACGGTGATGGTGGCAAGCGCATCTGGGCCACCGAGTTCGGCTGGGCCACGGTGGATGGACTGGGTGTGGCGCCGGCGAATGGCTACGGCTACGCGGCCGACAACACCGAAGCGCAGCAGGCCGCCTGGCTTGTGCAGGCGTACCAGATCGGCAAGGCGTCGGGCTACATGGGCGTCATGTTCACCTGGTGCTTAAACTACAATAACCCGCCGGGTGACGAAAAGTCGGCATTCGCCATCACATACGCCAACAACCAGCCGCGCCCATCCTTTGGCGCACTGGCGGCCATGCCGAAGTAA
- a CDS encoding beta-galactosidase yields the protein MNRKNPFDFGRVNGRMIAAFAGAVLLLGVCLLGITVSGIVLFSLPPASARPTATTSDVTPSAQPSRAPSATVPSSAATLTATSAATVVAQNVTPTVPAPQGTPTRPTSGQPTSAPATATPAGPGPRPSPTFNWQQAKLPGIPAPIALPMGSPEYGMQAFLWWRADTMDRDISLVRNAGFSWIKQNFGWRDMEPSKGQFDWRKSDRIVLNMNDAGMDLVVRLDFAPDWAAPGCHSDDPAKDLIQGPPKKLQDYADFVTAVATRYRGRIRAYEVWNEPNLAREWCGKAPSAKEYTDMLRIAYTAIKAADPFAWVVSAGLSPTSRNDNVARPDVYYLQDMYSAGASKYFDLLGVHGAGFRASPEADPGEVARNPNLANPGDFAGGVPEELRRVYCFRHAEDLRAVMVKNGDTKKQVALLEFGWTSDTVHPSYAWFAVSEQTKSDYLVRAYKYAYDNWTPWIGLMSLIYISDPTWTKDNEQYWWAITNPDGSPRPAYNALKSMQKPIHPPPQ from the coding sequence ATGAACCGGAAAAACCCGTTTGACTTCGGCCGTGTAAACGGCCGGATGATCGCCGCGTTCGCCGGCGCCGTATTGCTGCTCGGCGTATGCCTGCTTGGCATCACTGTCTCCGGCATCGTGCTGTTCAGCCTGCCGCCGGCATCGGCGCGGCCTACGGCCACGACGTCGGACGTAACGCCATCGGCGCAGCCGTCGCGCGCGCCGTCCGCGACGGTCCCGAGCAGCGCGGCCACGCTCACAGCCACCTCGGCGGCGACCGTAGTCGCACAGAACGTGACGCCGACGGTTCCCGCGCCACAAGGAACGCCCACGCGACCCACCAGTGGGCAGCCGACCAGCGCGCCCGCCACGGCGACGCCCGCCGGACCCGGCCCGCGCCCGTCGCCCACGTTCAACTGGCAGCAGGCCAAGCTGCCGGGCATCCCCGCGCCGATCGCGCTGCCGATGGGCTCGCCGGAGTACGGCATGCAGGCCTTTCTCTGGTGGCGCGCCGATACGATGGATCGCGACATTTCGCTCGTGCGCAACGCTGGCTTCAGTTGGATCAAGCAGAACTTCGGCTGGCGCGACATGGAGCCGTCCAAGGGGCAGTTCGACTGGCGCAAATCCGACCGCATCGTCCTGAACATGAACGATGCCGGTATGGACCTGGTGGTGCGGCTTGACTTCGCGCCGGACTGGGCTGCGCCCGGCTGCCACAGCGACGATCCGGCCAAAGACCTGATTCAGGGTCCGCCGAAGAAGTTGCAGGATTACGCCGACTTCGTCACCGCCGTCGCCACCCGCTACCGCGGGCGCATCCGCGCCTATGAAGTCTGGAACGAGCCGAACCTCGCGCGCGAGTGGTGCGGCAAGGCGCCCAGCGCCAAAGAGTACACCGATATGTTGCGCATCGCCTACACGGCGATCAAAGCCGCCGACCCGTTCGCGTGGGTCGTCTCGGCTGGGCTGTCGCCGACCTCGCGCAACGACAACGTTGCGCGGCCGGATGTGTACTACCTGCAGGACATGTACAGCGCCGGCGCGTCCAAGTATTTCGATCTGCTCGGCGTGCACGGCGCCGGCTTCCGCGCTTCGCCCGAAGCTGACCCCGGAGAGGTGGCGCGCAACCCGAACCTGGCCAACCCCGGCGATTTCGCCGGCGGCGTGCCGGAAGAGTTGCGCCGCGTCTACTGCTTCCGGCATGCGGAAGACCTGCGTGCCGTGATGGTCAAGAACGGCGACACGAAGAAGCAGGTTGCACTGCTGGAGTTTGGCTGGACGAGCGACACGGTTCACCCGTCGTATGCGTGGTTCGCCGTCAGCGAGCAGACCAAATCCGACTACCTGGTGCGCGCCTACAAGTACGCCTACGACAACTGGACGCCGTGGATCGGATTGATGAGCCTGATCTACATCAGCGACCCGACATGGACGAAGGACAACGAGCAATACTGGTGGGCCATCACCAACCCCGACGGCTCGCCGCGCCCGGCTTACAACGCGCTGAAGTCGATGCAGAAGCCGATCCACCCGCCTCCGCAATAG
- a CDS encoding aminotransferase class V-fold PLP-dependent enzyme has translation MDATIRAQFPLLNDVTYLNSASVCLMPVVSQDAGQCFREQMYRRRPDALDAWLAQMEVVRGDVARFIGAQPGEVAFVGNTGDGETLVANGLEFRAGDNIVIDDLEYPSGHIVWRETARRFGLELREVQSVNGAATPEMFASMVDDHTQLVAVAHVSHHNGYRHDLKALSALAHAHGALVFADATQVVGSFRMDVRDLDVDFLVCATYKWTLGPLGLAFFYAKAELMDELQTSRWGWMQAAESDAKGRPIRLRSDARKFEYGTLPFQGLVELKTSLEFLQEIGMERVEAQVFALNERLHAGLRAAGADVWTPAGNRTGMLTIHNLDARRVGEALEREGIITAVRPAPRNQIRISAHFYNTDAEIDRCVQAVGRLL, from the coding sequence ATGGACGCGACCATTCGCGCGCAGTTTCCGCTGTTGAACGACGTCACGTATCTGAACTCGGCGTCGGTCTGCCTGATGCCGGTCGTCTCGCAGGATGCGGGGCAGTGCTTCCGCGAGCAGATGTACCGCCGCCGCCCGGATGCGCTCGACGCGTGGCTGGCGCAGATGGAGGTCGTGCGCGGCGACGTGGCGCGCTTCATCGGCGCGCAGCCGGGCGAGGTCGCTTTTGTCGGCAATACCGGCGACGGCGAGACGCTCGTCGCCAACGGGCTGGAGTTCCGGGCCGGCGACAATATCGTGATCGACGACCTGGAGTATCCGTCGGGGCACATCGTCTGGCGCGAGACCGCGCGCCGCTTCGGGTTGGAACTGCGCGAGGTGCAGAGCGTCAACGGCGCGGCCACGCCGGAGATGTTCGCGTCGATGGTGGACGACCATACACAGCTGGTGGCGGTGGCGCACGTTTCGCACCACAACGGTTACCGGCACGATCTGAAGGCGCTGTCCGCGCTGGCGCATGCGCACGGGGCGCTCGTGTTCGCCGACGCCACTCAGGTCGTCGGCTCGTTCCGGATGGACGTGCGCGACCTCGACGTGGATTTCCTCGTCTGCGCGACGTACAAGTGGACGCTGGGACCGCTGGGGCTGGCGTTCTTCTACGCTAAAGCGGAACTGATGGACGAGTTGCAGACAAGCCGCTGGGGATGGATGCAGGCCGCCGAATCCGACGCGAAGGGCCGGCCGATCCGCTTGCGCAGCGACGCGCGCAAGTTCGAGTACGGCACGCTGCCTTTTCAGGGACTGGTTGAGCTCAAAACGTCGCTGGAGTTCTTGCAGGAGATCGGCATGGAGCGCGTGGAGGCGCAGGTGTTCGCGCTGAATGAGCGCCTGCATGCCGGGTTGCGCGCCGCCGGCGCCGATGTCTGGACACCTGCGGGAAACCGAACCGGCATGCTGACGATCCACAACCTCGATGCCCGGCGCGTCGGCGAAGCGCTGGAGCGCGAAGGCATCATCACCGCGGTGCGCCCGGCGCCGCGCAACCAGATCCGCATCTCGGCGCATTTCTACAACACGGATGCGGAGATCGACCGGTGCGTTCAGGCCGTTGGACGGCTATTGTGA